One Fuerstiella marisgermanici DNA window includes the following coding sequences:
- a CDS encoding DUF2920 family protein has product MTSVLKSRVSSIALAFSCLVVLSGTPLRGQSVEAPSIEEINQRLAGGRPTRIVCFGDSITGVYYHSGGQRAWNDMLGLALQKANPRANLQMINAGVSGHTTVNALARIQRDVIEKKPHLVVVMFGMNDVTRVPLGAYEKNMREIVQRCQQIGAAVVLCTPNAVSHTPDRPEEKLATYADVVRSIASASKLPLVDCFADWQSYREEDPVGWSLIMSDAIHPNMNGHVRFAELMGEVICGRRASLKNTPAPYDALQHTFDRLQKNETVKLVAMPPYDRIIPEQLRRHFPSAEFEVTVWPTQDKSVAELHEWAKQIRGLKPNLVVPAVPLASLATEPAKFISDYEWILNYSFQFGGRPWDVVPVLPLETGDATEEQQTNLEHARMIAIGKDVRFIERQTEDKRSPADIVNSWITDQKRVWQGARNHLPPANANVMVPVQSWPHRPGPRSVRISVHYPGGQLQNVHPQTGIMLTLHNWGGEDCIGTAAPDALADRLNVVAVCVNYLQSGRTDSIESAEPYDFGYLQALDALRALAFVRNGLQQNNTKYDDGRIFCTGGSGGGNVTLMANKLAPRTFACVIDKCGMKKLSDDIAFNLPGGSRLNARWSRDSQSVNYLSTDQQEIRFTGHPEHLNAMRSLKASSKIIIVHGKDDAVCPFADAQELVANLEAAKLDVEHHFIGKEDLDGKVFTSSGHALGNRTEIVMQVAGKYLQPDSPNALRRTGDTDFDRKEQIEYLTKNGRFVISYADGIPVGKFVPTETD; this is encoded by the coding sequence ATGACAAGTGTTCTCAAATCCCGTGTTTCGTCAATCGCCTTAGCATTCAGCTGCCTTGTTGTCCTTTCAGGAACACCATTGCGGGGCCAGTCTGTTGAGGCACCATCAATTGAAGAAATCAATCAGCGTCTCGCGGGCGGACGTCCTACCAGAATCGTCTGCTTTGGCGACAGTATCACGGGCGTCTACTATCACAGCGGCGGGCAGCGAGCATGGAATGACATGCTGGGGCTGGCGTTGCAGAAGGCGAATCCACGAGCCAACCTGCAGATGATTAATGCAGGCGTCAGCGGGCACACGACAGTTAACGCTCTGGCGCGTATTCAGCGAGATGTTATCGAGAAGAAACCGCATCTGGTTGTAGTCATGTTCGGCATGAATGATGTGACGCGCGTGCCGTTGGGAGCATACGAAAAGAATATGCGAGAAATTGTCCAACGCTGTCAGCAAATCGGAGCGGCCGTTGTGTTGTGCACACCGAACGCTGTCTCACATACCCCGGATCGACCGGAAGAGAAGCTGGCAACATATGCGGATGTCGTCCGCTCAATCGCTTCCGCGTCGAAGCTGCCGCTCGTCGACTGTTTTGCTGACTGGCAATCGTACCGCGAAGAAGATCCCGTGGGCTGGTCGCTGATCATGAGCGACGCGATTCACCCGAACATGAACGGGCACGTGCGATTTGCTGAGTTAATGGGAGAAGTCATCTGTGGCCGCAGAGCTTCGCTGAAAAATACTCCGGCGCCGTACGACGCATTACAGCACACGTTCGATCGACTGCAGAAAAATGAGACCGTGAAACTCGTCGCCATGCCGCCCTATGACAGGATCATTCCCGAGCAACTGCGACGACACTTCCCTTCTGCAGAATTTGAAGTGACGGTCTGGCCGACACAGGATAAGTCCGTCGCTGAACTGCACGAATGGGCAAAGCAAATCCGCGGCCTCAAGCCAAACCTTGTTGTTCCAGCTGTACCGTTGGCTTCGCTTGCCACCGAGCCAGCGAAATTCATCAGCGACTACGAATGGATTCTGAACTACAGCTTTCAGTTTGGCGGTCGGCCGTGGGACGTTGTTCCTGTACTGCCCCTCGAAACCGGCGACGCTACGGAAGAACAACAGACGAATTTGGAACACGCCAGGATGATTGCCATTGGGAAAGACGTCCGTTTCATCGAAAGGCAAACTGAAGACAAACGTTCTCCGGCAGACATCGTGAACTCGTGGATCACCGATCAGAAACGAGTATGGCAGGGAGCTCGAAATCACCTGCCGCCAGCAAATGCCAACGTGATGGTTCCCGTTCAATCGTGGCCTCATCGGCCCGGGCCGCGTTCCGTGCGAATCTCCGTTCATTATCCGGGCGGACAGTTGCAGAACGTGCATCCGCAGACCGGCATCATGTTGACGCTGCACAACTGGGGCGGTGAAGACTGCATTGGCACGGCTGCCCCGGACGCTCTGGCAGACCGACTGAATGTGGTTGCCGTATGTGTGAATTATCTGCAAAGCGGTCGAACAGATTCTATCGAATCGGCCGAGCCCTACGACTTCGGTTACCTGCAAGCGCTCGACGCTCTGCGAGCTCTGGCCTTTGTCCGAAATGGCCTGCAGCAAAACAACACGAAGTACGACGATGGCCGCATTTTCTGCACTGGTGGTTCCGGTGGAGGCAACGTCACTTTAATGGCCAACAAACTAGCTCCGCGAACGTTTGCGTGCGTCATTGACAAGTGCGGCATGAAGAAACTCAGCGACGACATTGCGTTCAATCTGCCAGGCGGTAGCCGATTGAATGCGCGTTGGAGTCGCGATTCGCAGAGTGTCAACTATCTGTCGACCGATCAGCAGGAGATTCGATTCACGGGACATCCCGAACACCTGAATGCCATGAGATCACTGAAGGCGTCGAGTAAGATAATTATCGTTCACGGTAAGGATGATGCCGTCTGTCCTTTCGCCGACGCACAGGAACTCGTAGCGAACCTCGAAGCAGCGAAGCTGGACGTCGAACACCACTTCATCGGCAAGGAAGACCTTGATGGAAAAGTGTTCACCAGCTCTGGCCATGCACTGGGGAACCGCACTGAGATTGTCATGCAGGTCGCCGGAAAGTACCTGCAGCCAGACAGCCCCAACGCCCTTCGCCGCACAGGCGACACCGACTTCGATCGCAAGGAACAGATCGAATACCTCACAAAAAACGGCCGCTTCGTGATTTCCTACGCCGATGGAATCCCGGTTGGTAAATTTGTCCCGACAGAAACGGACTAA
- a CDS encoding DUF1583 domain-containing protein: protein MNQRNSGGRFLYCAGLMLCACVAASADAQDEASIATAPPALARTAELGRAALAELRSEDIEEAFSLLGQAADLPLPAGNRFDDGLSAAVGGINRVLVQMRSGRRFDTLHGWTFPSGSRKAVRVLISLVPEIAPPPEFARALGERPKRDSFPIASVGSMQGIFCSAWTLVIAADEEGSLRSLITELDGLAADGIPNAKYVLLLAQLRDSRSNDDELKGSLKTILENAGALPIPAERSSAVLVAAAMQRDNLGSLAEEIVEGLNKFDLTNGSSSFVPLLRRLRATVILKNRAAKTSPRDLFYTTPSMWVSADSQLRSGGATGADEAIWLTHEDHVKRLAGPGDDTLLLRYPLAGTFELKGEVAELEHGGGGLTFGGMAFDANSKEFTLQEVQRPHFEKRVWPFVAPKEHRMFNRVNIRSDGETITFLSNLHPGWRGTAESCASSPWLGLRAFGHGRVIFRNLELVGTPTIPREVKLIGDDLRGWSSSYGEAMTRILDPFPTIEATPSTADPVWHLADGVIHCEASAESPEGKIGQSHLVYMRPCLASETVTYEFFYHENKTTAHPVVGRLAFLVEPTGVRLHWLTDNANEWTCLPEDNAIIEPLSRRGPAKLPLKSGEWNSVTMQFTTDEVSVSLNGEEVYLRSLEDVSGRHFGIYHDRNQTSVQVRNVVLRGDWPEKLSAEQLGDLVALP, encoded by the coding sequence ATGAATCAACGCAACTCTGGCGGTCGCTTTTTGTATTGCGCAGGTTTGATGCTGTGCGCCTGCGTGGCCGCCTCGGCGGATGCTCAGGATGAGGCTTCAATCGCGACTGCACCGCCAGCGTTGGCGAGAACGGCGGAATTGGGGCGAGCGGCACTGGCAGAGCTTCGAAGCGAAGACATCGAAGAGGCATTTTCTTTGCTTGGGCAGGCGGCTGACCTGCCTTTGCCTGCCGGAAACCGATTCGACGACGGTTTGAGTGCTGCTGTTGGGGGCATTAATCGAGTCCTGGTTCAGATGCGTTCCGGAAGACGCTTCGACACGCTGCACGGCTGGACATTTCCTTCCGGCAGTCGCAAAGCCGTTCGGGTGCTGATATCGCTTGTACCCGAAATTGCTCCGCCACCAGAGTTCGCTCGGGCTTTAGGCGAACGGCCGAAACGGGATTCCTTTCCGATCGCATCCGTCGGCAGCATGCAAGGGATCTTCTGTTCAGCGTGGACGCTGGTTATTGCGGCTGACGAAGAAGGTAGCCTGCGTTCGTTGATCACAGAACTCGATGGGCTGGCGGCTGACGGTATTCCCAATGCGAAGTACGTTCTGCTGTTGGCTCAGCTACGAGACAGCCGCAGCAACGACGACGAGCTGAAGGGATCTTTGAAGACAATCCTGGAAAACGCGGGCGCCTTGCCGATTCCCGCTGAGCGGTCGTCTGCCGTGCTGGTTGCCGCCGCTATGCAGCGCGATAATTTGGGCTCACTGGCAGAAGAAATTGTAGAGGGGCTTAACAAGTTCGACCTGACCAACGGTTCATCCAGTTTCGTGCCGTTACTGCGACGGCTGCGCGCGACTGTTATTCTGAAGAATCGAGCGGCCAAAACGTCGCCTCGTGATTTGTTTTACACGACGCCGTCGATGTGGGTTTCCGCTGACAGCCAGTTGCGTTCCGGCGGCGCCACCGGAGCCGATGAAGCGATCTGGCTGACTCATGAAGACCACGTCAAACGTCTGGCCGGGCCGGGCGACGACACTCTGCTGCTGCGGTATCCACTGGCCGGAACTTTTGAGCTGAAGGGTGAGGTGGCGGAACTTGAACACGGCGGTGGCGGTCTGACATTCGGCGGCATGGCGTTCGACGCAAATTCGAAGGAATTTACTTTGCAGGAAGTTCAGCGGCCTCATTTTGAAAAACGTGTCTGGCCGTTCGTGGCTCCGAAGGAACACCGCATGTTTAACCGAGTCAACATACGTTCGGACGGCGAGACTATTACGTTTCTTTCCAATCTTCATCCCGGGTGGCGTGGAACGGCGGAATCATGTGCGAGCAGTCCATGGCTTGGCCTGCGAGCTTTCGGTCATGGCCGCGTCATTTTTCGGAATCTGGAACTCGTTGGAACGCCCACCATTCCTCGCGAAGTGAAACTAATTGGAGACGACCTGCGTGGCTGGAGTTCCAGCTATGGCGAAGCGATGACTCGAATTTTAGATCCGTTCCCCACAATCGAAGCCACACCATCCACGGCCGATCCTGTGTGGCATCTAGCTGACGGGGTCATTCATTGTGAAGCTTCCGCGGAATCTCCGGAAGGCAAGATTGGTCAGAGTCACCTGGTCTACATGCGGCCGTGTCTGGCCAGCGAAACCGTGACTTATGAGTTTTTCTATCACGAAAACAAGACAACCGCCCATCCAGTGGTGGGGCGTCTTGCATTCCTGGTGGAACCGACCGGTGTTCGACTGCATTGGTTAACGGACAATGCGAACGAATGGACGTGTCTTCCCGAAGACAATGCCATCATCGAACCACTTAGCCGTCGGGGCCCCGCGAAGTTGCCGCTGAAATCAGGCGAATGGAACTCCGTCACAATGCAGTTTACGACCGACGAAGTGAGCGTCTCACTCAATGGCGAAGAAGTCTATCTACGTTCGTTGGAGGACGTTTCTGGTCGTCACTTTGGCATCTACCACGACCGCAACCAGACTTCGGTTCAGGTCCGCAACGTGGTACTCAGAGGCGACTGGCCAGAGAAGCTTTCCGCCGAACAGTTGGGTGATCTTGTCGCGCTGCCATAG